A region from the Aphis gossypii isolate Hap1 chromosome 1, ASM2018417v2, whole genome shotgun sequence genome encodes:
- the LOC114130187 gene encoding ras-related protein Rab-23 → MREEDLEIALKVVIVGNGAVGKSSMIQRYCRGTFTRDYKKTIGVDFLERQIECNGEDVRLMLWDTAGQEEFDAITKAYYRGAQACVLAFSTTDRDSFEAIHSWKIKVEDECGKIPTVIVQNKVDLIERSQVNPQEVDILARSLGCKLICTSVKDDVNVNNVFRYLATRCLKEIQKEEQEYMSGNGLHQTYTIGSFGAVPYHNRNSSTTIKLRSGKIRQKKKNIFKNSCVIP, encoded by the exons ATGAGGGAAGAAGATTTAGAAATAGCGTTAAAG GTGGTGATCGTGGGAAATGGCGCAGTCGGAAAATCGAGTATGATTCAACGTTACTGCAGAGGAACATTTACTcgagattataaaaaaacaattggagTAGACTTTTTGGAAAGACAAATAGA ATGCAATGGGGAAGACGTGAGATTAATGTTATGGGATACAGCAGGCCAAGAAGAATTTGATGCCATTACCAAAGCATATTACAGAGGAGCTCAAGCTTGTGTGTTGGCATTTTCCACAACAGACAGAGATTCTTTTGAAGCGATTCACTCATGGAAAATCAAG GTGGAAGATGAATGTGGAAAGATACCAACAgttattgttcaaaataagGTTGATTTGATAGAACGCAGCCAAGTCAATCc acaAGAAGTTGATATTCTTGCCCGGTCGTTAGGTTGCAAGCTAATATGTACATCAGTAAAAGACGACGTCAATGTCAATAATGTATTCAGGTATTTGGCTACGCGATGTTTGAAGGAAATACAAAAAGAAGAACAGGAATATATGTCAGGAAATGGATTACATCAAACATATACAATag gtTCATTTGGTGCAGTTCCATACCACAACAGAAATTCTTCAACCACAATAAAATTGAGATCAGGAAAAATaagacaaaagaaaaaaaatatctttaagaaCTCTTGTGTCATACCATag
- the LOC114130188 gene encoding BAG family molecular chaperone regulator 2 yields MDDDGQQRSKQYLTTMLDHAEMLIENIRKEALKMSEDLENVYNSVEDVRNSKLLDHLSEVDKEDINQFANRIIDRCETVNINVLTTRSDSQQNCLEEINTMIDRIVNTLREDPDNAKAMCQAYIASCSPLENELGCKVFETAVLGCTLDDQKRIIKRLQGLLDYITEFKDK; encoded by the exons ATGGACGACGATGGTCAACAAAGATCCAAACAGTATTTGACAACAATGTTGGATCACGCTGAAATGCTCATTGAAAACATACGAAAAGAGGCTTTGAAGATGTCTGAGGATCTTGAAAACGTTTATAACAGCGTAGAAGATGTGAGAAATTCTAAATTGTTAGACCACCTGAGTGAAG TTGACAAAGAAGATATTAATCAGTTTGCAAATCGAATTATTGACAGATGTGAAACAGTTAATATCAATGTGCTTACCACCAGGAGTGATAGCcaacaaaattgtttagaaGAAATCAACACAATGATTGACAGAATAGTGAATACATTGAGGGAGGATCCTGATAATGCTAAGGCTATGTGTCAGGCATATATAGCTTCTTGTAGTCCATTAGAAAATGAGCTTGGTTGTAAGGTGTTTGAAACAGCTGTCTTAGGGTGTACGCTTGACGATCAGAAACGCATTATTAAACGTCTACAAGGGCTGTTGGACTATATAACTGAATTTAAAGACAAATAA
- the LOC114130192 gene encoding U3 small nucleolar ribonucleoprotein protein MPP10 yields MTNVDFIATFQKLTVNPLDYLDVQSNVAEETTNLLKQLYDTTKSIETITDNANDDALPELIVKDFDEEQIWQELELQNSARLKLLANTIQGFTESDLIYLDESNSTHTKKNLKITKSVNDETKINKLNKNNAELNSDEFENSEDLETDDEDNDNNEDDIESEDEDEDDIENEDEDNISDLEETEPSTNKKTFKKSVVDDEFFKLSEMENFLLSEEKLETSKEKSKPLEDDVDMFQDLQSENEEEDNFGPMYQDFFEKQTNVTKKSTKSKKNVRFEMDDEKSEDNEEETNELIENNNEHLSTLEMRSERINKRIAKLEEEAISDNKPWALKGEVAAKDRPQNSLLEEAVEFDVCTRPAPIITEETTVKLEDIILQRIKDKAWDDVERKIKQTNAPHEFKKQLVLNQEKSKESLSQIYEKEFIKQREAADPENKNKPEEEPKEHKEIDFMIKELFRKLDALTNYHYTPKQAIPDLKIVNNLPAISMEEVAPVATTDASLLAPEEIQRKFKAPVLGKEERTSTDKKRERRKKKHLQHKKRITKESNLKEMEKNGFKPKHNKDSAQQELKRLTSSGHQIKELKSVDDKSMKSSKDFFSRLQDQARNEIDGKKRIMKQSDRNNTKKFKK; encoded by the exons ATGACAAATGTAGATTTTATTGCAACGTTCCAAAAATTAACTGTAAATCCATTAGATTATTTAGA tGTGCAAAGCAATGTGGCCGAAGAGACAACAAATTTGTTGAAACAATTGTATGATACTACTAAGAGTATTGAAACAATTACTGACAATGCTAATGATGACGCTCTGCCTGAATTAATAGTCAAAGATTTTGATGAAGAACAAATATGGCAAGAACTGGAACTACAAAACTCGGcacgtttaaaattattggcaAATACTATTCAGGGATTTACAGAAAGTGATTTGATTTACCTTGATGAATCTAATA gcacacatacaaaaaaaaatttaaaaattacaaagtcAGTAAATgatgaaactaaaataaaca aattaaataaaaataatgctgAATTAAACTCAGATGAATTTGAAA ACTCTGAAGATTTGGAGACTGATGATGaagacaatgataataatgaagaTGATATAGAAAGTGAAGATGAAGACGAAGATGATATAGAAAATGAAGATGAAGATAATATTTCTGACTTAGAAGAGACGGAACcttcaacaaataaaaaaa catttaaaaaGTCAGTAGTCGACgatgaatttttcaaattgtcaGAAAtggaaaactttttattatcagAGGAAAAATTGGAAACTTccaaagaaaaatcaaaacccTTAGAAGATGATGTTGACATGTTTCAAGACCTACAATCTGAAAATGaa GAAGAAGATAATTTTGGTCCTATGTATcaagatttttttgagaaacaaacaaatgtaactaaaaaatcaaccaaatcaaaaaaaaatgtaaggttTGAAATGGATGATGAAAAAAGTGAAGATAATGAAGAAGAGACAAATGaacttattgaaaacaataacgAACATTTGTCAACACTAGAAATGAGATCAGAGCGGATTAATAAACGTATTGCAAAATTGGAAGAAGAAGCCATATCTGATAACAAACCTTGGGCCTTGAAGGGTGAAGTCGCTGCTAAAGACCGTCCTCAAAATTCTCTATTAGAAGAGGCTGTTGAATTTGATGTCTGTACCCGTccag cacCAATTATTACTGAAGAAACAACAGTAAAATTGGAAGACATCATTCTACAAAGAATAAAGGACAAAGCATGGGATGATGTAGagcgaaaaataaaacaaacaaatgcacctcatgaatttaaaaaacagttaGTTTTAAACCAAGAGAAGAGTAAAGAAAGCTTATctcaaatttatgaaaaa GAATTTATCAAACAAAGAGAAGCAGCCGAtccagaaaataaaaacaaacctgAGGAAGAACCTAAAGAACACaaagaaattgattttatgataaaagaattatttagaaaattagatGCACTTACTAACTATCATTATACTCCTAAAcag GCTATTCCTGATTTGAAAATCGTCAATAATTTACCAGCTATATCAATGGAGGAAGTAGCACCTGTTGCTACAACTGATGCCTCATTATTAGCACCAGAAGAAATACAAA gaAAATTCAAAGCACCAGTCCTTGGTAAGGAAGAACGTACTAGTACAGATAAAAAACGTGAACGTCGAAAGAAAAAGCATTTGCAACACAAGAAACGCATTACAAAAGAATCTAATCTCAAAGAAATGGAAAAAAACGGGTTTAAACCTAAGCATAATAAAGATAGTGCTCAACAAGAACTGAAACGATTAACTAGTAGTGGACATCAAATTAAAGAA TTAAAATCTGTGGATGACAAAAGTATGAAATCATCTAAAGATTTCTTTTCTAGACTTCAGGATCAGGCAAGAAATGAAATTGATGGAAAGAAAAGAATTATGAAGCAAAGTGAtagaaataatactaaaaaatttaaaaagtaa
- the LOC114130193 gene encoding ubiquitin carboxyl-terminal hydrolase isozyme L5 isoform X1 has translation MSDSVGWCLIESDPGVFTELIRELGVTGAQVEELWTLDNSLFETIKPVHGLIFLFRWIGEDQPDGQIVRDSRVEKLFFAKQVINNACATQAILSVLLNCRHPDIELGKTLSQFKEFSQKFDANMKGLALSNSQQIRSVHNSFGRSNSIFEFEDSAKPKSKDDEAYHFVAFVPIDGRLYELDGLQEGPIDLGLIKPNTYWVEAAKPFIEKRINKYKIGEIHFNLMAVVSDRKLILEQRLLSLQTEELDEATKISEESNIRMKIADEEDKMKRYKIENARRKHNYLPLIVEILKLLAKDGKLVPLYERAKAKTLEKEKEKIGKA, from the exons ATGTCAGATTCAGTAGGTTGGTGTTTAATTGAAAGCGATCCCGGCGTGTTTACAGAACTAATTCGTGAACTTG GTGTGACAGGTGCTCAAGTCGAAGAATTATGGACATTGGACAACAGCTTGTTTGAAACGATCAA GCCTGTTCATGGTTTAATATTCCTTTTCCGGTGGATAGGAGAAGATCAACCTGATGGGCAAATTGTCAGGGATTCGAGAGTTGAAAAGTTATTCTTTGCTAAGCAG GTTATTAATAATGCTTGTGCTACACAAGCtatattaagtgtattattaaactgtCGTCATCCAGATATTGAACTTGGAAAAACTTTAAGTCAATTCAAAGAGTTTTCTCAAAAGTTTGACGCTAATATGAAAGGTTTGGCCTTAAGTAATTCACAACAAATTCGTTCTGTGCATAATTCTTTTGgaag aagcAATTCTATTTTTGAGTTTGAAGATAGTGCTAAGCCAAAATCTAAAGATGATGAGGCTTATCATTTTGTTGCTTTTGTGCCTATTGATGGTCGTCTTTATGAGTTAGATGGATTGCAAGAAGGTCCAATTGATTTAGGgttaataaaaccaaatacaTATTGGGTTGAAGCTGCTAAaccatttattgaaaaaaggaTAAATaa atataagataggagaaattcattttaatttaatggcaGTAGTATCTGATAGGAAATTAATTTTGGAACAACGGCTATTGAGTCTACAAACAGAAGAATtg GATGAAGCAACCAAAATCTCTGAAGAAAGTAACATTCGTATGAAAATTGCTGATGAAGAAGATAAAATGAAAcgatacaaaattgaaaatgctcggcgtaaacataattatttgccATTAATTGTGGAAATATTGAAACTCTTAGCCAAAGATGGAAAGTTGGTACCATTGTACGAAAGAGCTAAAGCAAAAACtttagaaaaagaaaaagaaaaaattggcAAAGCTTAg
- the LOC114130193 gene encoding ubiquitin carboxyl-terminal hydrolase isozyme L5 isoform X2, producing MSDSVGWCLIESDPGVFTELIRELGVTGAQVEELWTLDNSLFETIKPVHGLIFLFRWIGEDQPDGQIVRDSRVEKLFFAKQVINNACATQAILSVLLNCRHPDIELGKTLSQFKEFSQKFDANMKGLALSNSQQIRSVHNSFGSNSIFEFEDSAKPKSKDDEAYHFVAFVPIDGRLYELDGLQEGPIDLGLIKPNTYWVEAAKPFIEKRINKYKIGEIHFNLMAVVSDRKLILEQRLLSLQTEELDEATKISEESNIRMKIADEEDKMKRYKIENARRKHNYLPLIVEILKLLAKDGKLVPLYERAKAKTLEKEKEKIGKA from the exons ATGTCAGATTCAGTAGGTTGGTGTTTAATTGAAAGCGATCCCGGCGTGTTTACAGAACTAATTCGTGAACTTG GTGTGACAGGTGCTCAAGTCGAAGAATTATGGACATTGGACAACAGCTTGTTTGAAACGATCAA GCCTGTTCATGGTTTAATATTCCTTTTCCGGTGGATAGGAGAAGATCAACCTGATGGGCAAATTGTCAGGGATTCGAGAGTTGAAAAGTTATTCTTTGCTAAGCAG GTTATTAATAATGCTTGTGCTACACAAGCtatattaagtgtattattaaactgtCGTCATCCAGATATTGAACTTGGAAAAACTTTAAGTCAATTCAAAGAGTTTTCTCAAAAGTTTGACGCTAATATGAAAGGTTTGGCCTTAAGTAATTCACAACAAATTCGTTCTGTGCATAATTCTTTTGgaag cAATTCTATTTTTGAGTTTGAAGATAGTGCTAAGCCAAAATCTAAAGATGATGAGGCTTATCATTTTGTTGCTTTTGTGCCTATTGATGGTCGTCTTTATGAGTTAGATGGATTGCAAGAAGGTCCAATTGATTTAGGgttaataaaaccaaatacaTATTGGGTTGAAGCTGCTAAaccatttattgaaaaaaggaTAAATaa atataagataggagaaattcattttaatttaatggcaGTAGTATCTGATAGGAAATTAATTTTGGAACAACGGCTATTGAGTCTACAAACAGAAGAATtg GATGAAGCAACCAAAATCTCTGAAGAAAGTAACATTCGTATGAAAATTGCTGATGAAGAAGATAAAATGAAAcgatacaaaattgaaaatgctcggcgtaaacataattatttgccATTAATTGTGGAAATATTGAAACTCTTAGCCAAAGATGGAAAGTTGGTACCATTGTACGAAAGAGCTAAAGCAAAAACtttagaaaaagaaaaagaaaaaattggcAAAGCTTAg